One stretch of Candidatus Bathyarchaeota archaeon DNA includes these proteins:
- a CDS encoding serine/threonine protein kinase: MESVDITKINSDSDNSADLKKIICYPEFQDNIFYSRIEELRHLGIKSITFQGYRIIKGVRVLGKGYVSIVVLAYTDAEQVALKIRRLDADRDDMSFEGKMLKMVNRLKIGPKLLNLSDNFILMENIEGNLLPLWISEKSERKKLRSRKVLNKLLYDCFKLDIHKLDHGELSNASRHIIVKGDDTPVLLDFESSSCHRKPKNVQCICHYLFLRSRISKSINEILEIDDTGLLIETLRIYKKNQNRKNFKKILEIANVI, encoded by the coding sequence TTGGAATCGGTGGATATTACAAAGATAAACTCGGACTCTGATAATTCTGCAGATCTTAAAAAAATCATTTGTTATCCAGAATTTCAAGATAATATTTTTTATAGTAGGATTGAAGAATTAAGGCATCTAGGTATTAAATCGATAACATTTCAAGGTTATAGGATAATCAAGGGTGTTAGGGTATTAGGAAAAGGGTATGTCAGTATAGTTGTATTAGCCTATACGGATGCAGAACAAGTAGCTTTAAAGATAAGGCGATTGGATGCAGATAGGGATGATATGTCCTTTGAAGGTAAAATGTTAAAGATGGTTAATCGATTAAAAATTGGTCCCAAATTACTCAATTTATCAGATAATTTTATCCTGATGGAAAACATTGAAGGGAATTTATTGCCTTTATGGATTTCAGAAAAAAGCGAAAGAAAAAAATTAAGATCTAGAAAAGTTTTGAACAAGCTTCTATATGATTGCTTCAAACTTGATATTCACAAATTAGATCACGGAGAACTTAGCAACGCTTCAAGGCATATCATTGTTAAAGGAGACGACACTCCAGTGTTATTGGATTTTGAGTCTTCTAGTTGCCATCGAAAACCAAAAAATGTCCAATGCATTTGTCATTATCTTTTTTTGAGAAGCCGCATTTCAAAATCTATAAACGAAATTCTTGAAATTGATGATACGGGTTTGCTAATAGAAACTCTGAGGATATATAAAAAAAATCAAAATAGAAAAAATTTCAAAAAAATTCTTGAAATAGCTAATGTGATCTAA
- a CDS encoding UPF0175 family protein, which produces MSTEDDFTFLDNYSKQLKEITFLMKSDRAAIIQKAFELGMQELFIRVSIEKYNEGNISLGRAAEMADLSYIEMFQEMHKRGVSIRYGKERLTKELNNI; this is translated from the coding sequence ATGTCAACTGAAGATGATTTTACATTTCTTGACAATTACAGTAAACAGCTTAAGGAAATAACTTTTTTAATGAAATCTGATAGAGCAGCCATCATACAAAAGGCATTTGAACTCGGCATGCAAGAGCTCTTCATAAGAGTTTCAATTGAAAAATATAATGAGGGCAATATATCTTTAGGTAGAGCAGCAGAGATGGCAGATCTTAGTTATATAGAGATGTTTCAAGAGATGCATAAAAGAGGGGTAAGCATTCGATATGGAAAAGAAAGATTGACTAAGGAGTTGAATAATATTTGA
- a CDS encoding replication factor C large subunit, with product MPQLPWTIKHRPKNSSEVVGNNEAIESLKNWVLSWNRDGTNKKTALLHGPPGIGKTVLVETLAKELNFDLIEMNASDLRSGKAIDNVIGSAVEQQDLFQRKKIILIDEVDSISPKKDRGAVQSILKLIESTNYPIIITANDVWDPKVRGLREKSLLIQFKRVSSREAFPFLKKLLDKESVEVDDDTLKSIIQRNRGDIRSMINDLQMIAAGKNRIIKDDITWLAWRDRKEPIFDALKLVFTSKDCFTARRALDISEVDYEMLFEWIYENVPRQLSDSSDMVKAMEALSKADLFIARTKKHQAWSLLSYVIDLMTAGVAMAREKTKPAWIPMKFPQRISLLSRTMRERALMRGVGSKIGNKCHLSSKSSVRDFVPYLRIIMKNNAHGASSLEKWLELDEEMVNYLKS from the coding sequence ATGCCGCAATTACCTTGGACAATTAAACATCGGCCCAAGAATTCTAGTGAAGTTGTTGGTAATAATGAAGCGATTGAATCACTAAAGAATTGGGTACTCTCGTGGAATAGGGATGGGACTAATAAAAAAACTGCCCTATTGCATGGTCCACCTGGAATAGGAAAAACGGTTTTAGTTGAAACTTTAGCCAAGGAGCTTAATTTCGATCTTATTGAAATGAATGCCAGTGATTTAAGATCGGGAAAGGCAATAGACAATGTGATCGGTTCAGCAGTAGAACAACAAGATCTTTTCCAAAGAAAAAAAATCATATTGATCGATGAGGTGGACAGCATAAGTCCAAAAAAGGATAGGGGTGCAGTACAATCCATCTTGAAATTAATTGAAAGTACAAATTATCCGATTATAATAACTGCAAACGATGTCTGGGATCCAAAGGTAAGAGGTTTACGAGAAAAGAGTCTATTGATTCAATTCAAACGAGTTTCTTCTAGAGAAGCTTTTCCATTTTTAAAAAAATTGCTGGATAAAGAAAGTGTAGAAGTTGATGATGATACTCTAAAATCAATCATCCAAAGAAATCGGGGAGACATACGGTCTATGATAAACGATCTACAAATGATTGCAGCAGGAAAAAATAGAATAATAAAAGATGATATAACCTGGTTGGCCTGGAGAGATAGGAAAGAACCGATATTCGACGCTTTGAAGTTAGTATTTACTTCAAAAGACTGTTTCACTGCAAGGAGAGCATTGGATATTTCAGAAGTTGACTACGAAATGCTATTTGAATGGATTTATGAAAATGTACCTCGCCAATTATCAGATTCTTCAGATATGGTAAAGGCGATGGAAGCACTATCCAAAGCGGATTTATTTATAGCCAGAACTAAGAAACATCAAGCCTGGAGTCTTCTGTCATATGTAATCGATTTGATGACTGCTGGCGTGGCAATGGCGAGAGAAAAAACGAAACCAGCCTGGATTCCCATGAAATTTCCTCAGAGAATAAGCCTTTTGTCTAGGACTATGAGAGAGAGAGCGTTAATGAGAGGAGTAGGGAGTAAAATAGGAAATAAATGCCATTTATCATCAAAAAGTAGTGTAAGGGATTTTGTACCTTACCTTAGAATAATTATGAAAAATAATGCACATGGTGCTTCTTCTTTGGAAAAATGGTTAGAATTAGATGAGGAAATGGTCAATTATCTTAAAAGCTAG
- a CDS encoding replication factor C small subunit, whose translation MEAALWAEKYRPKTLNEMRNQTDIINRLKKFVETKTMPHCLFAGPPGTGKTTGALCLAHDLFGERYMDLFLELNASDTRGIDVIRTTVKDFARISSISGAPFKILVLDEADNMTGDAQQALRRTMEKYTNTCRFILCCNYSGKIIEPIQSRCAIFRFTPLKHEDVLDYLRFIANNEKIEVTDDGSNALINVAEGDMRKGINIMQSAASLSGKIDEESIYQVVGMAKPEDVKNMLNLTIEGDFTKARESLRNMLLRSGLSGTDILKQIHSEIFKLDIDEQKKVELADAAGEVDFRLVQGADEEVQLGALLAKIALYTK comes from the coding sequence TTGGAAGCTGCTTTATGGGCTGAAAAATATAGACCTAAGACCCTAAATGAAATGAGAAATCAAACCGATATCATAAATAGGCTTAAGAAATTTGTTGAGACAAAAACCATGCCACATTGTCTCTTCGCCGGACCTCCTGGTACAGGAAAAACAACTGGTGCACTCTGTTTAGCACATGATCTTTTTGGAGAAAGATACATGGATCTCTTTCTTGAACTGAATGCAAGCGATACAAGAGGAATAGATGTTATTAGAACAACAGTCAAAGATTTTGCACGAATATCCTCAATAAGCGGTGCTCCATTCAAAATACTTGTTTTAGATGAAGCGGATAATATGACAGGTGATGCACAACAAGCTCTAAGAAGAACTATGGAGAAATACACCAATACTTGTAGGTTTATCCTATGTTGTAACTATTCTGGAAAAATAATCGAGCCGATACAATCACGGTGTGCAATATTTAGATTTACACCCTTGAAACATGAAGATGTGTTAGATTACCTTCGTTTTATTGCCAATAATGAAAAAATTGAAGTTACAGATGATGGTTCAAATGCATTGATCAATGTTGCTGAGGGGGATATGAGAAAAGGGATAAACATAATGCAATCTGCAGCCTCTTTATCTGGCAAAATTGACGAAGAATCTATATATCAAGTTGTTGGTATGGCAAAGCCTGAAGATGTAAAAAACATGCTCAATTTGACTATAGAAGGAGATTTTACTAAAGCAAGAGAATCCCTTAGAAATATGTTATTAAGATCAGGACTCTCTGGGACTGATATATTGAAACAGATTCATTCAGAGATTTTTAAGCTTGATATCGATGAACAAAAGAAAGTAGAGCTTGCCGATGCTGCAGGAGAAGTGGACTTTCGTTTAGTTCAAGGTGCAGATGAAGAAGTACAATTAGGAGCTCTTCTAGCTAAAATAGCTCTCTATACAAAATAA
- a CDS encoding glutamate synthase-related protein, whose protein sequence is MVESVQKNTAYLNGKSTTGTNTRVKDNSCTSGMCPICTSDCPVICEISLGAFRGREALYPDPFYFGYSTAGALKDFGLDWSHFNIKASLLKAEGIEAEPDIAFFQNANVESSVGGIKLAVPTIIGAYGSTEVARIYWDGLAMGAAISGILITIGENICGMDPEMKLTDGKVSHSAELKRRIDSFRKLWDNKYGDVAIQTNVEDQRLGVDVYALSKLEANIIERKWGQGAKAIGGEVRIKDIETATMLKNRGYFVIPDPEDPPVKEAFKQGVIHSFERHSRVGIPTMEGFLEDIDWLREQGSKYVSLKTGAYRPAEVAFTMKAASEAKIDFVTFDGAGGGTGMSPVPMMDEMSTPTVYLEAQVMKCAEILKNKGKHVPDLVMAGGFIDETQIFKSIAMSNFGSSPYIKAVLLGRSPLTAVMKSSHFTSLAERKALPRNFSEKYGGMPEKFFIAVPELKTRFGEKFLDIPWEAVGLYGYIYERIRVGLQQLMAGNRKWKLELLDRNDLMALSERASKVTGIPLPEDSEQDVLEKMLD, encoded by the coding sequence TTGGTAGAAAGTGTTCAAAAAAATACTGCGTATCTAAACGGAAAGTCTACTACAGGCACCAACACACGTGTAAAAGATAATAGTTGCACTAGTGGCATGTGCCCTATATGTACAAGTGATTGCCCTGTAATATGTGAGATTAGTCTTGGTGCTTTTAGGGGGAGAGAAGCTCTTTATCCTGATCCATTCTATTTCGGTTACAGTACAGCCGGTGCACTAAAGGATTTTGGATTGGATTGGTCTCATTTCAATATTAAAGCTAGTCTTTTGAAAGCTGAGGGAATAGAAGCCGAACCGGATATTGCATTTTTCCAGAATGCAAATGTTGAGAGTTCTGTAGGCGGTATAAAACTAGCGGTGCCTACCATAATCGGTGCATATGGATCAACAGAAGTAGCAAGAATTTATTGGGATGGACTGGCAATGGGGGCTGCTATTTCAGGTATCTTGATCACGATAGGTGAAAATATCTGTGGAATGGACCCTGAAATGAAACTAACTGACGGAAAGGTATCGCACTCTGCCGAGCTTAAGAGAAGAATTGATTCTTTCAGAAAATTATGGGATAATAAATATGGTGATGTGGCTATTCAAACAAATGTTGAGGACCAGAGATTGGGAGTCGATGTTTATGCATTATCTAAGCTTGAGGCTAATATAATTGAAAGGAAATGGGGACAGGGAGCTAAAGCTATTGGTGGAGAAGTACGAATAAAAGATATTGAAACGGCGACTATGCTGAAAAACCGAGGATACTTTGTTATTCCTGATCCAGAAGACCCACCAGTTAAGGAGGCTTTTAAGCAAGGAGTTATTCATTCATTTGAGCGGCATAGTAGAGTCGGAATTCCTACAATGGAGGGCTTTTTGGAGGATATAGATTGGTTAAGAGAGCAGGGATCTAAATACGTATCTTTAAAGACAGGTGCTTATAGACCTGCAGAAGTAGCTTTTACAATGAAAGCAGCATCAGAGGCCAAAATAGATTTTGTTACTTTCGATGGTGCTGGAGGGGGCACAGGTATGAGTCCAGTACCGATGATGGATGAAATGAGTACGCCTACAGTTTACTTAGAAGCTCAAGTGATGAAATGTGCTGAAATATTGAAGAATAAAGGAAAACATGTTCCAGATCTGGTTATGGCTGGAGGATTTATCGATGAAACTCAAATATTCAAATCCATTGCAATGAGTAATTTTGGAAGTAGTCCATACATAAAAGCGGTACTACTAGGACGATCTCCCTTGACTGCTGTAATGAAATCTTCTCACTTTACAAGTCTTGCAGAGAGAAAAGCTCTACCAAGAAATTTCTCAGAGAAGTATGGAGGCATGCCTGAGAAATTCTTCATTGCTGTACCTGAATTGAAAACTAGATTTGGTGAAAAATTCCTCGATATTCCTTGGGAAGCCGTAGGTCTTTATGGATATATTTACGAGAGAATAAGGGTAGGCCTTCAACAATTGATGGCTGGCAATAGGAAGTGGAAACTGGAACTCTTAGATAGAAATGATTTAATGGCCCTTTCTGAAAGGGCATCAAAAGTTACGGGAATACCTTTGCCTGAAGATTCAGAACAAGACGTTTTGGAAAAAATGCTCGATTAA